A stretch of DNA from Lotus japonicus ecotype B-129 chromosome 4, LjGifu_v1.2:
TTGAAGTGTAAAAATCATAATGATTAATTTCAGCACTGCTTGGTGTTAAATATAAGTCTTAGTGCGACCCAATCTTCAGTTTCTTCTAATTCCTTCCTTCTGTTCCACCTTCTTTTGCAGGTAAGATTTTGCTCTGTAGAGACTGTCAGGAAGGAATATTTTACAAATGAAACCTTGCCACCAAGTCTCAGAAATTGAAAAGGTTATTTAAGGACTATTTCTGGACAATATGAAGAGCTGTAGCACATTTTCCAGGCCTACTCTTATTTATCATTTATCTTGGACTTTCTAAGACCTATATGTGGATCTGATGACAGCAACACATCATTTATTTAGTAGGGAAAGAAATATTTTCTTACTTTAAAGAGCTAATGAGAATTCTGAGAGGAATTTTAGTAGAACCATTCTGGAATAGCCATCCCATTTCATTGTTTCTTCTTAAGCATGATATGTAAATTATGTAGGAATCTGAGAGGAATAATGCTGCAGATAGGAGAATTGTGGTTGTGGGTTGAATTGTACTCACCTTCTGTTAAGGATAATACATTCTAGAGATAAAAAATGCATTGTCAGTTTATTATTGCTTCTTTTTTGGCTCTGCATCTTATATTCGACcaaaatatattatattcttACCAATATCTGTAAAAGAGGTAGAAAATTGTGTTTTAATATAATCTTTTGTTTTAAATCTTCCAGTGCTTCTACAAAAATTAGCTTTTATATAAATTTGTTTTGATTTCCAAAAGAAACTTTCATTCAATATCAATCCAAAATAACCAAGTGAGTGGGTTGATATAGTGGTTCAGCACTTCATCACTTAGTGTGTTGATAGTGAGGTGATAGATTAGTGTCATAGACTCATAGTTACCGGTTGTGTGATGCCttgttcaagaaaaaaaaatccaaaataatTCAAACAGAACACATAAGACACAGTAAAAGGAATAAAAGGGTTTACATTTCAATCGGCCACTAACTTTCAATCTCAATCCAAAAGAATGCACACAAGAGGCAATCACAAATTTTTGATATAGACAAGCAAAAAGTTATTCAAACAAAACCAAACAATTATTACAGAATTCAGAGATGGAAGTTTTATTTTGCAAGAGATCTTCCGTGATAATAGCCCGAGCCCTGAAACCACGCTTAATTAACAAAGGTGCAATGCTTCCTGATCTCTCCATCAGAGCCAGTTAGCACATCAATGAAACCCATGTGCACCATTGTCTCGCCAAACTTCATCGCCCAACTATCACCGTAATTGGCATTGCTCACAACCATTTCCCTTGTTGATTGACTGCTCAACAACGTTTGATCAGAGGTCAACAAGACACGATGGTTGATGACTCCCTTATAGTACTTGTTATCCAAACGAATAGGAGTAATAGCATCAAAGTCCGTCATTGGATCCGTGTTGCTCGGTGGTTGAGGACACTTAGCTTTCAAATATGCAGCGAAAGAAGGGTCCATGGAGGAATCTTGAGGATGTGTATCGTTGAAAGAGTAGAGGCGCTTAGAGAAGGAGGAACAATGCGACACGCCGATTGAATGTGCTCCTGAGAGTGTAACCATTTCGTCTAGTGACAAACCTTTTCGTGAAAAATTTCTAACTAGTTCATCAGCGTTGGAGTCTGGAGATGGTAGATTTTGTGGCACTTCATCTCTAATGGAGATGCGACCGTCTCTTCGTCCTGATGGCACATCGTACTTAATGCCACCGACTTTGAGAGCGCTGTCTCGAGCTGCGAAGGCAAGAATGTCAGCACATGACACTGTTTGAGGACATGTTGCCTCTAATTGGGTCTTGGCCTCCTCAATCACCTCAAAGCCACGTAAGCTTGGGTAGTTGGCGGGGtggtctctctcaacacttgggTTGTCGGGAGTGGATTCTAGCAACACAGAACCATCACAACCCTGCATGTGTGCACATAAAAACATAGCAATTTAACAATGGAACAAACCACAATTGCTTGTTAAAATGTCCATGTATTTTTTAACATAGTTATGTTTCAAATTATCATTTTACTTATGGTATTGATCCTGCAAGAGACTAAAATATAACTATTTGGGTAATTCTATGtctaaaattaaacaaaaacaaaataaagagcTAAAACAAAACTTTTTTCAATAGTGTAgggaaaaacatatttataGAATATTATTCGTACGTACCCTCACAAAGCAATCATGAAAATGCAATCGAATCAAACCAGCAGCTATGCCTGGGTTGAGAGAAACGGCTTTGTTTACTGTGTTTCTCACTATTTCTTCAGCAGATGGACATGTGGAGCTGTAGAAACCAATATGCAGAGATGCTGAGGCCAATGACCAAAGAGATAGAATCACAACCAATCTAGAAACCATAATTTGATGCATGCTTGTGTTTGTTGTAGTGAGTTTGGAAGTTCTAAACTTTGAATTTAATTTATAGGAATATTGAGAATGGTATTTGGATAGATATATGTAACAATGTTGCCGAGTATATTGAGGAGGAGATGGATATGTAGAACTTGTGCTCAAAAGAATGTATTTATAGGTATCATTTTGAAAGAGATGATGGCAATATTAATTGGCAGACAAAATGTGTGTACGTAGTCGTGTGATCGATCCTGTTAAATACGTCTGCGCGCGGTTGAACACTTCTTAACGTGGTGGGAAATTAAACTAATTAAAGAGTTTTTATTTAGAGAAAAGGAAGATACAtcagtgtaaattttttttacacagaTATTCAATTAATTTCCGCCACATtagaaattataattataatttaattaaaataaatgacgAATATAAGTATTTATCTCACGTGACATACAATAATTGGATGAcagtgtaaaacttctttacactGACAATGCATATCTATTAAACTTGTTTTTATTGGTAAATGTTAGGTATTCTCATTGTTCAAACCCTAGACCTTTCATCCTGCATCTCACCAACTCGATCGTAtgtctctaactcttaccacttgaactactTTCAGGGACaaactaattaaaaagtgaTGATAATGTGATGAATATACGAGTTTGAGGGCCGGCCAGTGGAAAATTTTATACTCTTTGGTGGCTGCATATTGCATTTAACTAGTTTGATTATTTGACCAAGTTTTGACACTTGTTAAAAATTAAATCTAGGATATGGTTATCATGAAGAAAGAGAGGAAATAGACTATAGTAAAAGCTATCAAGTCCTCTATTATGTAACGATATTTCATTTTCCGTTCCACCAATAAATTTGTGAGAGGTCAATTAAAAATCACTTGTGTAAAGTTTAAATGTAATATTCATACATTTTTAATTGGTGTATCACAATTTCATTAGTTTaaagttaaaacaaaaaatgagaccctttattaaaaaaaaaacataaatcgtGACACATTTTCAGAACAAAAGAATTTGATTCATTAACAAGATAGGATAAAATAAAAGCCGGAAGAAACTTTTGTGGGGAATATCTAATTAGAAAACCACTTCTCAACAATAATATTGAGAACAAGTATAATTTTTTCACACACCTATtttttccactttttttttattcacatctcttattttctctcatttcttttaGAAAAGATAAAGTTTCATTCTCTATACTAATCATATTAATTTGTTGGTAAAAATAAAGATACCAAGATCAATTTGAGGACTGGATTTGAgtcttcttgattttttttttaatgaaaacgTTTAAGTGTCTaagtttgaatttgaaataaattttaaattcaaaatgtaagagaaacaaagaaaaaatattgCATTGAAATAAGAAGGTTCCTCTTGAATAGTTGCTATCGCTTAAGTTGGATGTATAGCTTTTAGGGGTTCTTTTTGAGCAAGAATTTGTGAACACGGCTATTACATAAATCCTTTTTATAGAAGAAATTCTAACTACAATTCTAACGGCTAATTAATCTAAGTATTACACATATCTTCAGGGGCGGACCTATGTTGTAGTGAGAGGTTCATTTGAACCCcttgaacaaaaaaaatttcttctatataattttttttaaaccccctaaaaattgtaaattatactagtagactAAGTTTTGCACATATTTGCACTAAATACCCACTTATTTTCAtaactatgacttgtataatttctcatgtataaacatattaaagttatttttaatcagtgttctgaaaaccggaccgacCGACCGTTCGGACCGGTTCGACCGGGAACCGGGCACAGTACCGGTCCGGAGCCTAAGGGAAACCGGCTGCATAGCCATCCGGTGAAACCGGTCTGGAACCGGCCAAACCTGAAAAAACCGTGGTTAGGCTGGTTATTCCCGGTTCAGTACATAAACGtaaaaacgacgtcgttttgaaGCAAAACCGGGTCAATCAGGTTTTAGAAAAAACagaacgacgtcgttttgattattttcaattttttttgaaacaaaatttaaaaaaaaaaggaagataaAAAGGCACGAAGGAAGTTAGTCAAGTTACAGAGACAGAAACGTGAGAACGAGTGAAACCAGAGAGACACAAACGTGTGAACGAGTGAAACCCTTCTCCTCTTGAGCGCCGGCCGGCCTTGACCCTCCCTGCGGCGGCGGATTCCGACGAAGGCGGTGGTTCCTGCGGCGGCGGCGGCCCTCAATCAGCAGCAGGGTGTTTCAgagttcaaagttcaaacatagGAAGTGAGGAACAGAGCAAGCCTGTTGAAACTCAGTTCAAACATGGCTACCACTCAacaggttcttcttcttcttccaaactgatttttcttttctcttttcaacCTTTTCTTTATTTGATTTCCATAGGGTTTGATTTCTCAATTCTCTTACTGTttatgaatatgaatatgatgACCGTTTAATTGTAGAATGATGGAAGAAATACTACTCCAGTTGATGCTTCTCCTAATGTTGTTGGGACACAAGAAGCCGCGGAAAACGCTGCTAATGTTCGTGGGAAAACAGATCCTGCTTGGGAGCATTTTGTATTTCAAAAGGAAGGAAAGTCATGGCAATTGCTAGATGGTTTTTTTATGCTTGCATTCCATTTAATGCATTACAATCACCATATTTTCAGCCAGCATTGGATGCAGCTGTTGCCATTGGCTCTGGTTTTAAAGGACCATCTTATGATGAATTAAGGGTCAACTTGTTAGGAGATTGCAACAAAGAGTGTCAGTTACTTGTTGAAAGCCACCGGGCCAATTGGGCTAAGTATGGATGTACAATCATGACTGATGGATGGAGTGATCAACGATAAAGAACTTTGATAAATTTTATGGTGTATTGTCATACAGGTATACTTTTTGTGAATCTTGTTTATTAATTGCTTGATATTGTTCATAATGTTGAAACTTTGTTTAATTCACTTGTTTATTGTGTGGTATAGGCATGTCATTTGTCAAATCTGTGGATGCATCCGATATTGTCAAAGATGCTTCAACATTGTGCCACTTGTTTTCTGAAGTTATTGAGTGGGTTGGACCTCAAAACGTGGTTCATGTTGTCACAGATAATGCGGCTAACTATTTAGCTGTCGGTAAATTAATTCATCAGAAATATGAGAACATTTTTTGGACTCCATGTGCTGCTCATTGCATAAATCTCCTTTTGAAGGATATTGGTTGCTTGCCACATATTGCAGATCTTGCCTCAAAAGCTTCTAAGGTGACTATATTTATTTACAATCATATGATATTTTTATCTTGGCTTAGAAAAAGAAGTAGTTGGAAAGAAATTGTTCGTCCAGGGGTGACTCGGTTTGCTACCACCTTTATCACATTGAAAAGTATTTCTGATCATAAGTCTGATTTGCAAGCTCTAGTTGTTAATCAACACTTTACTGGTCATAAGTTATCAACGGGTAAACTTGTTAGTGGAATCATTTTAGATAGTAAATTTTGGAGGGATTGTGAGGTGGTGTCAAATATTGCAGCTCCCATTATCCGACTCCTTAGAATTGTAGATGGGGATGAAAAACCCTCGATGGGCTATGTTTATGATGGCATGCAAAGGGCAAAGAACGCAATCATGCGGATGTTCAGGGATAAGAGTGAATTGTATAAGCCGTACACAGATATTATTTCAGCTCGATGGGATAAACACTTGAAGCACACTCTTCATGCAGCAGCTTACTTTCTAAATCCTGGATTCTTTTATGATCCAAGTTTTGTTGAAAAGGATAGAGTTGTGCAGTCACTTGTTGATTTGTTGGAGGTGAAAAGTCTATGTGCTAGCTTACCCAAAGCCCTTCTAGAGTTGAATGTCTATCGTGAGCGGAAAGACTCATTTAGTCGAGCAAGTGCTTTGCAAGCGGCAAGCCAAATTCAACCCGGTAAATATTTATCTAAATTGTATTGTGtaaatttatttcatgacaATATATAAtagttttaataaatttatttattgcaACTCAATGGTGGTCAATATATGGGAGTAGTGCTCCATTGTTACAAAAGATTGCAATTCGTATTCTTAGccaaacatcatcatcttcagggTGTGAAAGAAATTGGAGTTTCTTTGAACGCATCCATACTAAAAAACGAAATAGACTTGAACACCAAAAGCTAAGTGATCATGTTTATATTACTTATACCTTGCGTTTGAAGAAAAGGTATAAATTCTTTCTATGTAATATTAGTATATTACTATCActtatgttttcatttttttgcaaTATATCTTAGCTTTCTaacttgaaattttctttttaatgttCCATTTTAGGAGTGAATTGAAGAAGAGAACTTATGATCCTGTTGATTATGAATGCATCAATAATGTTGACTTTTGGGTAGTTGAGGAAGAAGCATCTCCTGAGTTTGATGATAATGAGGCTGAGCTTGAGAATAACATTTATGAAGATGATGCAAGAGATGTTGCAGGTAAAAAATTAATCATTTAATCTTATTGAGCTTGTTTCAAATTTAGAAGTATCATTTTAAAAGCTACATTTAATTAAGTTTTTCACTTTCACGTTATGTAATTAGGTGGTGAAGAAGTTGGCATTTCAGAGGAGCCACTGATGGAGTCAGTTGATTTTCAAATTGGGGCAAATGTTGAATCATCGTCGTTTGATGGAATAGAGATCAATCTTAATGATGTTAATGATTTCTGATTATATTTGTTGTGTTGTTAACTTGTTATTCATACTTTGTTAAGTGTTGTTAAATTTAGACTTTTGTCATTGGTATTGATTTAAGGTTATTGTTGAACCTAAATGTTATGAGTTATGAGTTATGACTTATGTAAGTTGGTGGTGTTTGCATCTAAAGAAACTATCATTTCATTCATTTGGACTTGTGGAGTTACGTTTTTTGGCTTATATATTTTAGCTTttgttatttacttattttacttTACAACAATTAGATTTAGAAGACCTAaaaaaattatctatatatatttttatatgtatataatataaaattatattatttaaattgataCGGTTCAACCTCGGTTCAACCTCGATTCAACCCCGGTTCGACCTTTGAACCTTAAACCAGTGCCTTGACCGGTTCgatgaccggtccggttttcagaacattatttttaattatatttttgccgatgtgttcatttgaaaaatttgaaccccctgatccggggtcctggatccgccactgcatATCTTTCGACACAAAACTAATTGCTAAAAACCTTCCACACGTTCAATAGAATATCTCGTTTCTTCCACGTGGTTGCACTTATTTATTTTAGCTTTAAGATGTGagaatctactacttcttattcatGAGTTTTGTTTTCACTATTCCTACAAGACCTCCAATCGCTGCTAGCCATGTGTCCtgctttttcaacttttttttctttttcaagtgGAGCCTTGCAAACGACGTTGTTTTCTATCTCCAGCATTCTTTCTCCCCATCTCCAATCAACCTAGCTGGCTTAACGTGTTTCCTCTCCTTTCAACCCACTCCGTCGTACGGTACCATTCATCACCTTCCTTCTTCCACAACTTGCGTTTTCTCCACATAAAT
This window harbors:
- the LOC130712967 gene encoding uncharacterized protein LOC130712967; its protein translation is MATTQQNDGRNTTPVDASPNVVGTQEAAENAANVRGKTDPAWEHFPALDAAVAIGSGFKGPSYDELRVNLLGDCNKECQLLVESHRANWAKYGCMSFVKSVDASDIVKDASTLCHLFSEVIEWVGPQNVVHVVTDNAANYLAVGKLIHQKYENIFWTPCAAHCINLLLKDIGCLPHIADLASKASKVTIFIYNHMIFLSWLRKRSSWKEIVRPGVTRFATTFITLKSISDHKSDLQALVVNQHFTGHKLSTGKLVSGIILDSKFWRDCEVVSNIAAPIIRLLRIVDGDEKPSMGYVYDGMQRAKNAIMRMFRDKSELYKPYTDIISARWDKHLKHTLHAAAYFLNPGFFYDPSFVEKDRVVQSLVDLLEVKSLCASLPKALLELNVYRERKDSFSRASALQAASQIQPVLINLFIATQWWSIYGSSAPLLQKIAIRILSQTSSSSGCERNWSFFERIHTKKRNRLEHQKLSDHVYITYTLRLKKRSELKKRTYDPVDYECINNVDFWVVEEEASPEFDDNEAELENNIYEDDARDVAGGEEVGISEEPLMESVDFQIGANVESSSFDGIEINLNDVNDF
- the LOC130712966 gene encoding peroxidase 5-like; the encoded protein is MAMQPVSLRLRTGTVPGSRSNRSERTSKLTTTNTSMHQIMVSRLVVILSLWSLASASLHIGFYSSTCPSAEEIVRNTVNKAVSLNPGIAAGLIRLHFHDCFVRGCDGSVLLESTPDNPSVERDHPANYPSLRGFEVIEEAKTQLEATCPQTVSCADILAFAARDSALKVGGIKYDVPSGRRDGRISIRDEVPQNLPSPDSNADELVRNFSRKGLSLDEMVTLSGAHSIGVSHCSSFSKRLYSFNDTHPQDSSMDPSFAAYLKAKCPQPPSNTDPMTDFDAITPIRLDNKYYKGVINHRVLLTSDQTLLSSQSTREMVVSNANYGDSWAMKFGETMVHMGFIDVLTGSDGEIRKHCTFVN